The nucleotide sequence CCAAAAAATCCCCAAATACTTGATTTGGATTAAAATCATACGTGTTTCGACCTCCTAGACCCCATATAGAAAATGAGCCAAATTTTTTCGTGGGTACTCGTACCTTAAAGGATAAATCCTGAAAAGCTATGTCCTCTTCTTCTCCTAGAAGATCCAAACCTAAATTGGTCAATAATGAAAGGGTTGAATATCGATAATTAACTAGATAAGATGAACGACCTTCTTTGGAGATAGGGCCTTCTGAAGCAGCGGCAACTCCCAACAAGCCAGCCTGAATGGCATGCTCATGTTTATCAAAATTTCCTTGCCTTAGCTGCAAGTCAAAAATTCCAGATGTTGCATTTCCATATTGAGCTGGGAAAGCACCGGTGAAAAAATCTGAGCTAGCCAAGACACTAGAGCTTAACATACTAATCCCTCCAGCGGAAGATCCTATTGAAGTAAAATGATTTGGATTGGGTATTTCCACACCTTCCAGTCTCCATAAAATTCCCTTAGGAGAGTTTCCCCTAATTACGATTTCGTTTAGGAGATCATCACCCCCGGTTTGCACTCCGGCATAAGTGAGTGCCGCCCTTGCTGGATCATCAAAAGTGGCAGCAAATCGGCTTGTTTCTTCTACTCCTAACGAGATGGCGCTTACCGTAGCAAGCTCATTCCTTGGCTCGCCTTTTTTCTGATTTTCTGCTGTTACGACTACCTCATCCAATTGCTCTAAAGACTCGGTGAGCTTTGCATTGATTATAGCCTCTTTTCCTGTGCTCACCAATATTTCGGGGATGTTAACAGGGAGGTATCCTAGGTAAGAGACGTTTAATGATCTTCGACCAATAGGGACATCATCGATTCGGTAATATCCATTTATATCAGATATTGCTCCTATAGGAGGATCAATGCCGACAACCATTACCGTTGCTCCTATGATAGGAGTACCGGATTGTTCATCTACGATTTGTCCTTTTACGGTTTGTGTCAGTGTCTGAGAAAAAGTTGAAGTAGCTAGACAACAAATAACAAGAAGTAAGTTCAGTTTGAGCATGTGAGTGATTAAAAGTTTTACCAAGGACGTACATAGATACTCAATGGCTTCAAAATGCTTTAAATTTTTATAAATTTTAACACAAACTTCGACTGCCAGTATAACTTTGATGATATGTTAAAACCATATTTTCAGAAGGAAAAGATTGAGGCCGGATGTGATGAAGCAGGAAGAGGTTGCCTTGCTGGTCCAGTTGTTGCTGCTGCTGTGATCCTTCCTAAAGATTATAAACACAAAGAATTAAATGATTCAAAGCAACTCACCAAAAAAAAACTTTATTCTCTCAGAGAGGATGTTTTGAATGATGCCCTCTCATGGGGAGTTGGGACAGCATCTCCAGAAGAAATTGATGATATAAATATTCTTAATGCAAGCTATTTGGCTATGGATCGTGCCGTTGAGAAATTGAAGGTCAGTCCTGGACTTCTACTCATAGATGGAAATCGATTTAAAACTACAAGTGAAATTCCATTCGAATGCATCATCAAAGGGGATGGAAAATTTCTCTCAATTGCAGCTGCGTCCATTCTGGCCAAAACACACCGTGATGATCTGATGCACAAGCTAGCAAATGAATTTCCGGGATATGGCTGGGAAACTAATGTTGGGTATCCCACGAGAGTTCATAGAGAAGGATTAAAAGAAATGGGGAGTACGCCTCATCACCGTTTGAGTTTTCAGTTATTACCAAGACAGCTAGAATTGTTCCCTGAAAATATTGGGACAAAAACTAATTCACTAAAGTAGATGCAATCTTCTCTCTATCTAATGGCTTCTCTAGCATGGAAGTCACAAAAGGATTCTCATCAGCTTTGCGCTGATCTGAAGGATCAATAGATGAAGTAAGAATATAGATCTGTTTACCCTTGTTGGTCAACTCTGGTAATGCTTCTAGGAATTCCCACCCATTCATAACGGGCATGTTTAAATCCAGAAATATAATGTCCACCGATTGACTCTTAAGAAAATCTATTGCTTCTTCTCCATTCATTGCCTTGTAGATTTCCACAGTAGCATTCTCTTTTCTTATCGCTAGCTCAGCTAGCGTTAGAAAGATAGGATCATCATCCACAAGTAATATTTTACTAGGATTTTGCATCAAAATACACCTTAAACTTGGTTCCTTTATTCAATTCACTCTCTACCTCAATACGGCCATTTATTGCCTCTACTTGCTGTTTTGTCATATAAAGACCCATTCCATGACCACTTTCCTCATCTGCATGAAATCGTGAACCTAGTTGAAACATTTTATTTCTATATCTATCCAAATCAATTCCTCTTCCCTCATCCGCAACTGTTAAAAGTACTTCTTTTGATTCTTTTTTAGCACAAATTGTAATTTTTCGTCGATCTTCCGTTACCCCGTACTTCATCGCATTGGTAATCAAATTATGAAGAATACTTTGTAAATACGCCGGTAAAATCCTAAGAGACAGGTCATTCGGAATGCTTACATCAAATTCGATGTTTTTCTCAGTTGCTGATTTTCTATTGAGCAAGAAGACATCATTGACTACATCTAAAAGATTAACTTCCTCTTTTTCAAGCATAGATATGTCCTTTTCAAAGTTGAGAAGGTCATTAATTGCATCAATCGCTAAATTCAACTTTAAAGCTGTTGCCTTAAGCATATCAAAGTACTCTTTGTTTCCAGGGTCATCCTCAATAATATTGAGAAGTCCGACGAGATTTGCAACTGAAGACCTGAAGTTATGCGAGGTGATGTATGAAAAATCCTTAAGGCGTTGATTTTGCTCTATTGTTTTGCTAAAAAGCTTATGCAATTCGATTTCGTTTTGGGAGCGGATTCGAATATTAACTAGCATTTCTGAAAAAAGCTCAAGCAATAGAACTTCTTTTTCACTTGCATTATGGGCTTCTTTAACCCAATCAAAGCCAACAAAACCAACACACTCTTTTCCATGAATCATTGGCATGGTCATCAAACTCTTCACATTTTGTGATTCCAATAGTTCTCTGTAAGCTAATTTTTTGACCTTTTTGGAATCAACTATTAGCATTGGCTTACCGACCAAAGTGGAATTTTCCATCTCTGGCACTATATCTAAGGGAAGATTTTGACTATTACTAATTTCCGAATTTACCCCTGGAGCACACCACTCATATGTGTTATTACAAATACCTTTTTCCTTGTCTAAATCGAAAACGTAGGATCTATCTGCTCCTACAAATTCTCCAAGCTCTCTCAAAGAGTCATTAATAGCATTTTCAACTTCTTCCAGAGGTAAATCAATGTATTTAGTAGATAGTTCTATTAGTATTCTTTGCATTTCAGCATATCG is from Marinobacter alexandrii and encodes:
- a CDS encoding response regulator encodes the protein MQNPSKILLVDDDPIFLTLAELAIRKENATVEIYKAMNGEEAIDFLKSQSVDIIFLDLNMPVMNGWEFLEALPELTNKGKQIYILTSSIDPSDQRKADENPFVTSMLEKPLDREKIASTLVN
- a CDS encoding PAS domain-containing protein, which gives rise to MDFNQLLESVNQNISEAVFRSAEDGLIYVNKAFVRMFGFSSEDDVKNRAISKMYKDPKDRIRLINRLNANHSYENEEVVFLRKDNSEFVGLVSTIMHKNDAGDLFWDGAIRDVTKEKEFLEKIRSREQLLESINRNINEAIYRSENRKGIIYVNDEFVKMFGHNSTEEIMAMDPMELYKNPNQRKEVGDEVVEKGSVENKEIEFRRKDGSTFWGYLNSIKIKGVDGKIYFDGAIRNITKEKEAEKALMRYAEMQRILIELSTKYIDLPLEEVENAINDSLRELGEFVGADRSYVFDLDKEKGICNNTYEWCAPGVNSEISNSQNLPLDIVPEMENSTLVGKPMLIVDSKKVKKLAYRELLESQNVKSLMTMPMIHGKECVGFVGFDWVKEAHNASEKEVLLLELFSEMLVNIRIRSQNEIELHKLFSKTIEQNQRLKDFSYITSHNFRSSVANLVGLLNIIEDDPGNKEYFDMLKATALKLNLAIDAINDLLNFEKDISMLEKEEVNLLDVVNDVFLLNRKSATEKNIEFDVSIPNDLSLRILPAYLQSILHNLITNAMKYGVTEDRRKITICAKKESKEVLLTVADEGRGIDLDRYRNKMFQLGSRFHADEESGHGMGLYMTKQQVEAINGRIEVESELNKGTKFKVYFDAKS
- a CDS encoding ribonuclease HII; amino-acid sequence: MLKPYFQKEKIEAGCDEAGRGCLAGPVVAAAVILPKDYKHKELNDSKQLTKKKLYSLREDVLNDALSWGVGTASPEEIDDINILNASYLAMDRAVEKLKVSPGLLLIDGNRFKTTSEIPFECIIKGDGKFLSIAAASILAKTHRDDLMHKLANEFPGYGWETNVGYPTRVHREGLKEMGSTPHHRLSFQLLPRQLELFPENIGTKTNSLK